A single region of the Malaclemys terrapin pileata isolate rMalTer1 chromosome 4, rMalTer1.hap1, whole genome shotgun sequence genome encodes:
- the RAB7B gene encoding ras-related protein Rab-7b isoform X2 has protein sequence MPQSAPFMNSSKNVDLKIIIIGALGVGKTSLLHQFVHKTFHEDYRTTLGASILSKHIMVDNTPLKLQIWDTGGQERFRSMVSTFYKGSDGCMLAFDVTDLESFESLDDWREDFLEKIIPTEQGFPMVVLGNKIDLNERQVSKETASFWCKEKDIPYFEVSAKNDINVVQAFETLARQALSRYQEMLENYLTDSIKLTPDDQPKKKCC, from the exons ATGCCACAGTCG GCCCCCTTCATGAATTCCAGCAAGAACGTGGATTTGAAGATAATTATCATAGGCGCACTGGG GGTGGGGAAAACTTCCCTCCTGCACCAGTTTGTGCACAAGACATTCCATGAAGATTATCGGACTACTCTGGGAGCCAGTATCCTATCTAAGCACATCATGGTGGACAACACCCCCCTAAAACTGCAG ATCTGGGACACCGGGGGTCAGGAGCGGTTCCGGTCCATGGTGTCGACGTTCTATAAGGGCTCAGATGGCTGTATGCTGGCCTTCGACGTTACAGATCTGGAGTCCTTCGAGTCCTTGGATGATTGGAGAGAGGACTTCCTGGAGAAGATAATCCCCACAGAGCAGGGCTTCCCCATGGTGGTGCTGGGAAATAAAATCGACTTAAATGAACGGCAG gTGTCCAAGGAGACAGCTTCATTCTGGTGCAAAGAAAAGGACATCCCGTATTTTGAAGTCAGTGCCAAGAACGATATCAACGTAGTGCAGGCCTTTGAGACGCTCGCAAGGCAGGCCCTGTCGAGG TACCAAGAGATGCTCGAGAACTATTTAACAGACTCCATCAAGCTCACTCCTGACGACCAGCCCAAGAAGAAATGCTGCTGA
- the RAB7B gene encoding ras-related protein Rab-7b isoform X1: MMNHRTAPFMNSSKNVDLKIIIIGALGVGKTSLLHQFVHKTFHEDYRTTLGASILSKHIMVDNTPLKLQIWDTGGQERFRSMVSTFYKGSDGCMLAFDVTDLESFESLDDWREDFLEKIIPTEQGFPMVVLGNKIDLNERQVSKETASFWCKEKDIPYFEVSAKNDINVVQAFETLARQALSRYQEMLENYLTDSIKLTPDDQPKKKCC, encoded by the exons ATGATGAATCACCGCACG GCCCCCTTCATGAATTCCAGCAAGAACGTGGATTTGAAGATAATTATCATAGGCGCACTGGG GGTGGGGAAAACTTCCCTCCTGCACCAGTTTGTGCACAAGACATTCCATGAAGATTATCGGACTACTCTGGGAGCCAGTATCCTATCTAAGCACATCATGGTGGACAACACCCCCCTAAAACTGCAG ATCTGGGACACCGGGGGTCAGGAGCGGTTCCGGTCCATGGTGTCGACGTTCTATAAGGGCTCAGATGGCTGTATGCTGGCCTTCGACGTTACAGATCTGGAGTCCTTCGAGTCCTTGGATGATTGGAGAGAGGACTTCCTGGAGAAGATAATCCCCACAGAGCAGGGCTTCCCCATGGTGGTGCTGGGAAATAAAATCGACTTAAATGAACGGCAG gTGTCCAAGGAGACAGCTTCATTCTGGTGCAAAGAAAAGGACATCCCGTATTTTGAAGTCAGTGCCAAGAACGATATCAACGTAGTGCAGGCCTTTGAGACGCTCGCAAGGCAGGCCCTGTCGAGG TACCAAGAGATGCTCGAGAACTATTTAACAGACTCCATCAAGCTCACTCCTGACGACCAGCCCAAGAAGAAATGCTGCTGA
- the RAB7B gene encoding ras-related protein Rab-7b isoform X3, whose protein sequence is MNSSKNVDLKIIIIGALGVGKTSLLHQFVHKTFHEDYRTTLGASILSKHIMVDNTPLKLQIWDTGGQERFRSMVSTFYKGSDGCMLAFDVTDLESFESLDDWREDFLEKIIPTEQGFPMVVLGNKIDLNERQVSKETASFWCKEKDIPYFEVSAKNDINVVQAFETLARQALSRYQEMLENYLTDSIKLTPDDQPKKKCC, encoded by the exons ATGAATTCCAGCAAGAACGTGGATTTGAAGATAATTATCATAGGCGCACTGGG GGTGGGGAAAACTTCCCTCCTGCACCAGTTTGTGCACAAGACATTCCATGAAGATTATCGGACTACTCTGGGAGCCAGTATCCTATCTAAGCACATCATGGTGGACAACACCCCCCTAAAACTGCAG ATCTGGGACACCGGGGGTCAGGAGCGGTTCCGGTCCATGGTGTCGACGTTCTATAAGGGCTCAGATGGCTGTATGCTGGCCTTCGACGTTACAGATCTGGAGTCCTTCGAGTCCTTGGATGATTGGAGAGAGGACTTCCTGGAGAAGATAATCCCCACAGAGCAGGGCTTCCCCATGGTGGTGCTGGGAAATAAAATCGACTTAAATGAACGGCAG gTGTCCAAGGAGACAGCTTCATTCTGGTGCAAAGAAAAGGACATCCCGTATTTTGAAGTCAGTGCCAAGAACGATATCAACGTAGTGCAGGCCTTTGAGACGCTCGCAAGGCAGGCCCTGTCGAGG TACCAAGAGATGCTCGAGAACTATTTAACAGACTCCATCAAGCTCACTCCTGACGACCAGCCCAAGAAGAAATGCTGCTGA